In a single window of the Dinghuibacter silviterrae genome:
- a CDS encoding MFS transporter, producing the protein MSAAIQRNKLFTASCLALLVTSLSFGIRAGILDTLGVQFHLNASELGTIAATAFWGFPLAIIIGGFIVDIIGMKRLLMGAFIFHFAGILLTIFATGYWTLFLSTLLIGIANGTVEAACNPLVASLFTDNKTTKLNHFHLWFPAGIVIGTLVVFFLNKLGVNWQIEVGVMLIPTVIYGYLFSRLQFPVTERVAAGVSTGDMYAALLNPLFFFMIICMFATAITELYTNQWTDVLFKTVTDNALLILTFVASVQVLGRAFAGPVVHRLAPQGVLLISAILSALGIYLLIHLQGAGIYAAAVIFGLGVAFFWPCMIGFVAENLPKTGAVGLNLMGGAGMFGVSIYMMFMGGYYDRILASNLPAGANIDLYRSAPAGSEMARAFDAARSAAGPEMLHTTMFLPMALIVAFGGLVLYMRGRKKTEVLKPAL; encoded by the coding sequence ATGTCTGCTGCCATACAGCGCAACAAACTTTTCACGGCCAGCTGTCTCGCCCTGCTGGTAACCTCTTTGAGCTTTGGGATCCGGGCGGGTATCCTCGACACCCTCGGTGTCCAATTCCACCTGAACGCCTCCGAACTGGGCACCATCGCCGCCACGGCCTTTTGGGGCTTCCCGCTGGCGATCATCATCGGCGGTTTTATCGTCGACATCATCGGGATGAAGAGACTCCTGATGGGCGCCTTTATTTTCCATTTCGCGGGGATCCTGCTGACGATCTTTGCCACCGGGTATTGGACCTTGTTCCTGTCGACCCTGCTGATCGGGATCGCCAACGGGACCGTCGAAGCGGCCTGTAATCCGCTGGTGGCTTCGTTGTTTACCGACAACAAAACGACCAAGCTCAACCACTTTCACCTTTGGTTCCCGGCGGGGATCGTGATCGGGACGCTGGTGGTATTCTTCCTGAACAAATTGGGTGTGAACTGGCAGATCGAGGTCGGTGTAATGCTGATCCCGACCGTCATCTACGGTTATCTTTTCTCCAGGCTGCAGTTCCCGGTGACCGAACGGGTGGCGGCAGGGGTGTCGACCGGCGACATGTATGCGGCGTTGCTCAATCCCCTGTTTTTCTTCATGATCATTTGTATGTTCGCCACCGCCATCACGGAGCTGTATACGAACCAATGGACCGACGTCCTTTTCAAGACGGTGACCGATAATGCGCTGCTCATCCTGACCTTTGTCGCCTCGGTCCAGGTCCTGGGCCGGGCCTTTGCGGGACCGGTGGTGCACCGGCTGGCACCCCAGGGGGTGTTGCTCATCTCGGCGATCCTGTCGGCCCTGGGGATCTACCTGTTGATCCATTTGCAGGGCGCGGGCATCTATGCCGCGGCCGTCATCTTCGGGTTGGGGGTTGCTTTCTTCTGGCCTTGTATGATCGGGTTCGTCGCGGAAAACCTGCCGAAGACGGGCGCCGTCGGGCTCAACCTGATGGGGGGCGCGGGGATGTTTGGCGTCTCCATCTACATGATGTTCATGGGGGGATATTATGACAGGATCCTCGCCAGCAACCTGCCCGCGGGCGCCAACATCGACCTGTACCGGTCCGCTCCCGCGGGTTCGGAGATGGCCAGGGCGTTTGACGCGGCGCGGTCGGCGGCGGGTCCGGAAATGCTCCATACCACCATGTTCCTGCCGATGGCATTGATCGTGGCCTTTGGCGGTCTTGTGCTGTATATGCGCGGCCGCAAAAAGACCGAGGTGCTCAAACCGGCGCTTTAG
- a CDS encoding GMC oxidoreductase, translated as MPDNEFDAIVVGSGISGGWAAKELTEKGLKVLLLERGRNIEHVKDYVNASKAPWQYPHRGSRTQEMIQNYPVLKRDYPLNETNLDYWVNEKESPYTEVKRFDWFRGYHVGGRSLMWGRQSYRWSDFDFEANAKDGIGIDWPVRYKDIAPWYEYVEKFAGISGSKEGLPQLPDSHFLPAMQMNVVEKDVAARLKAYYKDARHMIIGRVANITEPLPGRTNCQYRNECWLGCPFGAYFSTQSSTLPAALATNNLKLRPWSIVTRVLYDKDKKRATGVEVLDAENNQTYVYKAKIVFLNASTINTAWLLMNSATDVWPDGLGSSSGELGHNLMDHHLDVGASGSVDGFDDKYYYGRRANGVYIPRFRNLFGDKREYLRGFGYQGGAGRGNWKREIAELSIGADLKEALSEPGPWSMGIGGFGETLPYHDNKVTLDKTKKDKWGLNVPAVEATLHDNEWKMRKDMQADAIEMLTAAGVKDVKGFDNNPVLGRGIHEMGTARMGRDPKTSVLNEWNQVWDAPNVFVTDGSFMTSANCVNPSLSYMAFTARAANHAVEELKKMNL; from the coding sequence ATGCCCGACAATGAATTCGATGCGATCGTCGTGGGCTCCGGGATCAGCGGAGGCTGGGCGGCGAAGGAACTGACCGAAAAAGGTCTTAAGGTATTGCTTCTGGAACGGGGACGCAATATCGAGCACGTGAAGGACTATGTGAATGCGAGCAAGGCGCCCTGGCAGTACCCGCACCGCGGCTCCAGGACCCAGGAGATGATCCAGAATTATCCGGTGCTGAAGCGGGATTATCCTTTGAACGAGACCAACCTGGACTATTGGGTCAACGAGAAAGAATCACCCTATACCGAGGTAAAGCGTTTTGACTGGTTCCGCGGGTACCATGTGGGCGGGCGTTCGCTCATGTGGGGCCGGCAGAGCTATCGCTGGAGCGATTTTGATTTTGAGGCCAATGCCAAGGATGGCATTGGGATCGACTGGCCGGTCCGGTACAAGGACATCGCGCCCTGGTATGAATACGTCGAAAAGTTTGCGGGGATCAGCGGGTCGAAGGAAGGCCTGCCCCAGCTTCCGGACAGCCACTTCCTGCCGGCGATGCAGATGAACGTCGTGGAAAAGGATGTCGCCGCCCGTCTGAAAGCCTATTACAAGGATGCCCGTCACATGATCATCGGGCGTGTCGCGAATATCACCGAGCCCTTACCGGGCCGGACCAATTGCCAGTACCGGAACGAATGCTGGCTGGGTTGTCCTTTCGGGGCTTATTTTTCCACCCAATCTTCGACCCTGCCCGCGGCGCTGGCGACGAATAATCTAAAGCTGCGGCCCTGGTCCATCGTGACCCGGGTCCTGTATGACAAGGACAAGAAACGCGCGACCGGGGTGGAAGTCCTGGACGCGGAGAATAACCAGACCTATGTGTACAAAGCCAAGATCGTCTTCCTGAACGCCTCTACAATCAACACGGCGTGGCTGCTGATGAACTCCGCCACGGACGTATGGCCGGACGGTTTGGGATCGAGCAGCGGCGAGCTGGGGCACAACCTGATGGACCATCACCTGGACGTGGGCGCCAGTGGCTCGGTCGATGGGTTCGACGACAAATATTACTACGGCCGCCGGGCCAACGGGGTCTATATTCCCCGTTTCCGGAACCTCTTCGGGGACAAGCGGGAGTACCTCCGCGGCTTTGGATACCAGGGGGGCGCGGGCCGCGGCAACTGGAAGCGGGAGATTGCCGAGCTCAGCATCGGGGCCGATCTGAAGGAAGCCCTGTCCGAACCCGGGCCTTGGAGCATGGGGATCGGCGGGTTTGGCGAAACCCTGCCGTACCACGACAACAAGGTCACCCTTGACAAAACGAAAAAGGACAAATGGGGACTGAACGTCCCCGCCGTGGAAGCCACGCTGCACGACAACGAATGGAAGATGCGCAAGGACATGCAGGCCGACGCCATCGAAATGCTCACCGCCGCGGGGGTAAAGGATGTCAAGGGTTTTGACAACAACCCTGTCCTGGGCCGCGGGATCCATGAGATGGGTACGGCACGCATGGGCCGGGACCCCAAGACGTCGGTGCTCAACGAATGGAACCAGGTGTGGGACGCGCCCAACGTATTTGTCACGGACGGGTCCTTTATGACATCGGCCAACTGTGTCAACCCTTCTTTGAGCTATATGGCTTTTACTGCCCGCGCGGCAAATCACGCGGTGGAAGAGCTGAAAAAAATGAACCTCTAA
- a CDS encoding alpha/beta hydrolase, producing MPTRSVFLTLTLSLALMYSHAQTVVPLYPDGIPNAKTAPDQEQTDPKAGHLRILHVSHPTLTIYRPATGKGTGTAIVICPGGGYVALAAAHEGSEVAQRLADSGMVALVLKYRLPDDAIMTDKTIGPLQDAQRAIQYVREHAGELGIDPHKVGIMGFSAGGHLASTAGTHFDHSYIANPGHISLRPDFMVLGYPVISFSDSTGHRGSRDNLLGPNPAADSIRKYSNELQVTRHTPPTFLVHAKDDNVVPVANTVDFAAALQAHHVPVEVYYYDRGGHGFGLHNPTSEVDWLAIALQWLHGRGF from the coding sequence ATGCCAACAAGAAGCGTTTTCTTAACGTTGACCCTCAGCCTAGCCCTTATGTACAGCCACGCCCAAACCGTCGTTCCTCTTTACCCCGACGGTATTCCCAACGCCAAGACCGCACCGGACCAGGAACAAACCGACCCAAAGGCCGGCCACCTGCGCATCTTGCACGTCAGCCATCCGACACTGACGATTTACCGGCCTGCCACGGGAAAGGGAACGGGGACGGCCATCGTTATATGTCCTGGTGGAGGGTATGTCGCTCTTGCCGCCGCCCATGAGGGCAGCGAGGTCGCGCAGCGGTTAGCCGACTCCGGTATGGTGGCCCTGGTACTCAAATACCGTCTCCCCGACGATGCCATCATGACCGACAAAACCATCGGCCCGCTCCAGGACGCGCAACGCGCGATCCAGTATGTCCGGGAACACGCGGGAGAACTGGGGATCGATCCCCACAAGGTCGGGATCATGGGTTTTTCGGCCGGCGGCCACCTGGCCTCGACCGCGGGCACGCACTTCGATCATTCATATATCGCCAATCCCGGACACATCAGCCTTCGCCCCGACTTTATGGTGCTGGGGTATCCCGTGATCAGCTTTAGCGATAGTACCGGTCACCGCGGTTCCCGGGACAACCTGTTGGGCCCGAATCCAGCTGCAGATTCCATCCGCAAATATTCCAACGAACTTCAGGTCACCCGGCACACGCCACCCACGTTTCTCGTCCATGCGAAAGACGACAACGTGGTGCCCGTTGCCAATACCGTCGATTTTGCCGCGGCGCTCCAGGCGCACCACGTACCGGTGGAGGTCTATTATTATGACAGGGGCGGACATGGCTTCGGCCTCCACAACCCAACGAGTGAGGTGGACTGGCTGGCCATTGCCCTGCAATGGTTACACGGTAGGGGATTCTAA
- a CDS encoding sugar phosphate isomerase/epimerase family protein, which yields MRTIKGPAIFLAQFIGDKAPFDSLDGICAWAKGLGYKGIQLPTNDTRFIDLQKAAESKTYADELKGRVGAHGLEITELSTHLQGQLVAVHPAYDSFFDGFAPAAVRGNPKARTAWAVQQLTYAAKASKNLGLQAHVTFSGSFLWPMVYPWPQRPAGLVEDGFRELGKRWLPILQIFEIQEIDLCYELHPGEDLHDGVTFERFLKEVHDHPRANILYDPSHFVLQCLDYLSFIDIYHERIRMFHVKDAEFNPTGRQGVYGGYSGWIDRAGRFRSLGDGQVDFKSIFSKMAQYDFPGWAVLEWECCLKHPEDGAREGAQFIKEHIIHVTDKAFDDFAASGVDAAANRRVLGI from the coding sequence CTTCGACAGCCTGGACGGCATCTGCGCCTGGGCCAAGGGCCTTGGGTATAAGGGTATTCAATTGCCGACGAATGACACCCGGTTTATCGACCTGCAAAAAGCGGCGGAGAGCAAGACCTACGCCGACGAACTGAAGGGCAGGGTGGGGGCCCACGGGCTGGAGATCACCGAACTGTCTACGCACCTGCAGGGACAATTGGTGGCGGTACACCCGGCTTACGATTCTTTTTTTGACGGGTTTGCCCCTGCGGCCGTCCGTGGAAACCCCAAGGCAAGGACAGCGTGGGCAGTGCAGCAACTGACGTATGCCGCCAAGGCATCGAAGAACCTGGGGTTACAAGCTCATGTGACGTTTAGCGGATCGTTTCTCTGGCCGATGGTGTATCCCTGGCCGCAGCGGCCCGCCGGCCTGGTGGAAGATGGGTTCAGGGAGTTGGGGAAGCGCTGGCTACCCATCCTGCAAATCTTTGAAATACAAGAGATCGACCTTTGTTACGAGTTGCACCCGGGGGAGGACTTACACGACGGGGTGACCTTCGAGCGATTCCTGAAAGAGGTACACGATCATCCGCGCGCCAATATACTCTATGATCCCTCTCACTTTGTGCTTCAGTGTCTGGACTACCTGTCCTTTATCGATATCTACCATGAGCGCATCCGGATGTTTCATGTCAAGGATGCGGAATTTAACCCCACGGGCCGTCAGGGTGTGTATGGGGGCTATTCCGGCTGGATCGACAGAGCGGGGCGTTTCCGCTCTTTGGGGGACGGGCAGGTAGATTTCAAATCCATCTTCAGCAAGATGGCGCAGTACGATTTTCCGGGCTGGGCGGTGTTGGAATGGGAGTGTTGTCTGAAGCATCCGGAGGATGGGGCGCGGGAAGGCGCCCAATTTATCAAGGAACACATCATTCACGTGACGGACAAGGCCTTTGACGATTTTGCAGCGAGCGGCGTGGACGCGGCGGCGAACCGAAGGGTACTGGGGATTTGA
- a CDS encoding gluconate 2-dehydrogenase subunit 3 family protein, with product MQRREALQMVAVLMGGTIIGAEAFLTGCKTTPTQTGLFADTDGALLDEIGETILPVTPDSPGAKDARIGDFMKLIVTDCYSPRDQKVFLNGLQALKDKGFMNMTAAQKHDLLVGLDKEAKDYDKANDDKAPKTHPDPTAWVDPDAGAAKHYFTMMKQLTIWGFFSSEPGATKACRYVPVPGRFDGDVPYKKGDKGWATSSAT from the coding sequence ATGCAAAGAAGAGAAGCTTTACAGATGGTGGCCGTCCTGATGGGCGGGACGATCATCGGCGCGGAGGCCTTTTTGACGGGTTGCAAAACCACCCCCACCCAAACGGGGTTGTTCGCGGATACGGACGGTGCTTTGCTCGACGAGATCGGAGAAACCATCCTCCCTGTTACGCCCGATTCCCCGGGCGCCAAAGACGCCAGGATCGGCGATTTCATGAAATTGATCGTCACGGATTGTTATTCACCCAGGGACCAGAAGGTTTTCCTGAATGGCCTCCAGGCCTTGAAGGACAAGGGTTTTATGAACATGACCGCTGCGCAGAAACACGACCTGCTGGTGGGGCTGGACAAGGAAGCCAAGGATTACGATAAAGCCAACGACGACAAAGCGCCCAAAACGCACCCTGACCCTACGGCCTGGGTCGACCCGGACGCGGGTGCGGCCAAACACTACTTTACCATGATGAAGCAGCTGACCATTTGGGGTTTCTTTAGTTCTGAACCGGGGGCGACAAAAGCCTGCCGGTATGTGCCGGTGCCCGGAAGGTTTGACGGTGACGTCCCTTATAAGAAGGGCGATAAGGGCTGGGCGACGTCCAGTGCAACATAA